GCCTTATCTAGCGGGAAGTTTTTGGAGTAAGGAAGCATGTAGGTGATGGGCCCGCCTTCAATCTCAAAAATCCCACTGGCAATGGCCGTTTCTACCAAGAGCCTTGCATCGGGCGTGCCATGGCGCAGGCTCACAGGGAGGTTGAAATGGGTCATCATTTTGCGCGTGGTGCGGTAGCCGTGGTTGATGAGCGGGAAGCCGTTGAGCATGTCGGTTTCGTTTTCTTCGGAGAGCATGAGCATTTTTTTGGCACTGGCGTAGTCGTTAAGGCGTGTGTGCGAATCAATAGTAATAGGCAAGACGTCGATGCCAGCCCCTGCAAAGGTTTCGTAGAGTTTGAACATTTTTTGGTACGTGGGAAAGCCCCCGCGAGGTTGGACGAGCATTTTTGTTTTGGTGGCGTAGTGGTGGGAGATGAAGAGGTTTTTATCGGCTCCCTTGACAAACTCTTCCACTTCGGCAAAGTCAAAATTGTCCACGTATTCGTTAGACACGATGGTCTGGCGCTCCCGCTCAAACAGGCTCATGCGCGCTCCTTCAAGTAAGCTTCCAAACGGTCAAGGCCCGTGTTGAGGTCGATTTGGTGAAACACGAGGTCGAAGCCGTAGGCTTGGTATTTTGGCACAATAGTATCGTGGTTGGCTTCGCCCACGGCAAGGTTGCCGCCAATCATAAAGGTGACGTTGCCAAAGTCGCGTTGGGATTTAATGAAGGGCAATTCACGGCACCATCCTTCGGCTTCGCCGTTGAGGGAAGAGATAAGCAAGATGTCTGCTTTGGTTTCGATGAGGGCATCGATGAACTCATCAAGGGAGGTGTTCACACCAAGGTTAAATACTTCAAATCCGCGGGCTTCAAGGGAGATGTGAATGAGACGGTTGGCAACAACGTGGATGTCGTTTCCAACTACACCAGTGACGACTTTCATGGGCA
This Sulfurospirillum tamanense DNA region includes the following protein-coding sequences:
- the glmS gene encoding methylaspartate mutase subunit S, producing the protein MKVVTGVVGNDIHVVANRLIHISLEARGFEVFNLGVNTSLDEFIDALIETKADILLISSLNGEAEGWCRELPFIKSQRDFGNVTFMIGGNLAVGEANHDTIVPKYQAYGFDLVFHQIDLNTGLDRLEAYLKERA